A genomic stretch from Sporichthya brevicatena includes:
- the hisN gene encoding histidinol-phosphatase has product MSDLQDKYADDLSLALSLADAADAITTARFRALDLRVESKPDLTPVTDADRDTEQHLRDLLADARPTDAVHGEEFADAGSGARRWVIDPIDGTKNFVRGVPVWATLIALMDGDDVVVGVVSAPALGRRWWAGTGSGAWARSGSEEPVRCRVSAVATLADASLSYSSLSGWEERGLLPGFLDLTRACWRTRAYGDFWSYVLLAEGTVDLAAEPEVALHDLAPLALIVSEAGGTFTDVSGRPGPDGGSAVATNGLLHSAVLAHLQADRP; this is encoded by the coding sequence ATGAGCGACCTCCAGGACAAGTACGCGGACGATCTGAGCCTCGCCCTCTCCCTGGCCGACGCCGCGGACGCGATCACCACCGCCCGGTTCCGCGCCCTCGACCTGCGGGTCGAGTCGAAGCCCGACCTCACGCCGGTCACCGACGCCGACCGCGACACCGAGCAGCACCTGCGGGACCTGCTCGCCGACGCGCGGCCCACCGACGCGGTCCACGGCGAGGAGTTCGCGGACGCCGGGTCCGGCGCCCGCCGCTGGGTGATCGACCCGATCGACGGCACCAAGAACTTCGTGCGCGGCGTCCCGGTCTGGGCGACGTTGATCGCCTTGATGGACGGCGACGACGTGGTGGTCGGCGTGGTCTCCGCACCGGCTCTCGGCCGCCGCTGGTGGGCCGGGACGGGCAGCGGCGCCTGGGCACGCAGCGGGTCGGAGGAGCCGGTGCGGTGCCGGGTCTCCGCCGTCGCGACGCTCGCGGACGCCTCGCTGTCGTACTCGAGCCTCTCGGGCTGGGAGGAACGCGGCCTGCTGCCGGGCTTCCTCGACCTGACCCGCGCGTGCTGGCGGACGCGGGCCTACGGGGACTTCTGGTCCTACGTGTTGCTCGCGGAGGGCACCGTCGACCTGGCCGCCGAGCCCGAGGTCGCGTTGCACGACCTCGCCCCGCTCGCGCTGATCGTGTCCGAGGCCGGCGGGACGTTCACCGACGTCTCCGGGCGGCCCGGCCCCGACGGGGGCAGCGCCGTCGCGACCAACGGTCTCCTCCACAGTGCGGTCCTGGCCCACCTGCAGGCCGACCGGCCGTAG
- the rsgA gene encoding ribosome small subunit-dependent GTPase A, with protein sequence MRVRPGRGSRPRSRLRPRHDEAVDGRVITVDRGRFTVHLDSPGKGPSVVGAVKARELGRRGIAVGDRVALVGDLSGGPDALARIVRVHERTSVLRRTADDTDPVERVLVANADQLVVVVALADPQPQARLIDRCLVAAYDAGLDPLLCLTKADLASPDELLATYAALDPSYVVTTRGEEPAALREHLRDRVSVLVGSSGVGKSTLVNALVPGTDRETGVVNAVTGRGRHTSSSAVALELPEGGWVIDTPGVRSFGLAHVTPDRILSAFTDLLPGTTECPRGCTHDEPDCALDEWVAAGHADPARLDSLRRLLAVPQRGDEADPAT encoded by the coding sequence GTGCGGGTGCGGCCCGGGCGCGGAAGTCGCCCCCGCAGCCGGCTGCGTCCCCGTCACGACGAGGCGGTCGACGGGCGCGTGATCACCGTCGACCGGGGCCGGTTCACGGTCCACCTCGACTCCCCCGGAAAGGGCCCGTCGGTCGTCGGTGCGGTGAAGGCGCGCGAGCTCGGCCGGCGCGGGATCGCGGTCGGCGACCGCGTCGCGCTCGTGGGAGACCTCTCCGGCGGTCCGGACGCGCTCGCCCGCATCGTGCGGGTGCACGAGCGCACCTCGGTGCTGCGGCGCACGGCCGACGACACCGACCCCGTCGAGCGTGTGCTCGTCGCCAACGCCGATCAGCTCGTCGTCGTGGTCGCACTCGCCGACCCGCAGCCGCAGGCGCGCCTGATCGACCGGTGCCTGGTCGCGGCCTACGACGCCGGTCTGGATCCGCTGCTGTGCCTGACGAAGGCCGATCTCGCCTCCCCCGACGAGCTGCTCGCGACCTACGCGGCCCTGGACCCGTCCTACGTGGTCACGACGCGCGGCGAGGAGCCCGCGGCACTGCGCGAGCACCTGCGCGACCGCGTCAGCGTGCTGGTGGGCTCCTCCGGCGTCGGCAAGTCGACGCTGGTCAACGCCCTGGTCCCCGGCACGGACCGCGAGACCGGGGTGGTCAATGCGGTCACCGGCCGCGGGCGGCACACCTCGAGCTCCGCCGTCGCGCTCGAGCTCCCGGAGGGCGGATGGGTCATCGACACCCCGGGCGTGCGCAGCTTCGGGCTCGCGCACGTCACACCGGACCGGATCCTGAGCGCGTTCACCGATCTGCTGCCGGGCACGACGGAGTGTCCCCGCGGCTGCACGCACGACGAACCCGACTGCGCCCTTGACGAGTGGGTCGCCGCCGGGCACGCCGACCCCGCGCGCCTCGACTCACTGCGCCGCCTGCTTGCGGTACCGCAGCGGGGCGACGAGGCCGACCCAGCGACCTGA